A single window of Periophthalmus magnuspinnatus isolate fPerMag1 chromosome 9, fPerMag1.2.pri, whole genome shotgun sequence DNA harbors:
- the cltcl1 gene encoding clathrin heavy chain 1 isoform X3, whose protein sequence is MAQILPIRFQEHLQLQNLGVNPANIGFSYLTMESDKFICIREKVGEQNQVVIVDLSDPTNPIRRPISADSAIMNPTSKVIALKAAKTLQIFNIEMKSKMKAHTMTEEVMFWKWISVNTIALVTDAAVYHWSMEGDSQPTKVFDRHTSLAGCQIINYRTDEQQKWLLLVGISAQQNRVVGAMQLYSVDRKVSQPIEGHAAAFGEFKVEGNAKPSTLFCFAVRSQAGGKLHIIEVGQPAAGNQPFAKKAVDVFFPPEAQTDFPVAMQIGNKHGVIYLITKYGYIHLYDLESGVCIYMNRISAETIFVTSPHEANSGIIGVNKKGQVLSVCVEEENIVNYVTNVLQNPDLALKIAVRSNLAGAEELFARKFNTLFAQGSYSEAAKVASSAPKGILRTAETIRKFQSVPAQPGQASPLLQYFGILLDQGQLNKYESLELCRPVLQQGRKQLLEKWLKEDKLECSEELGDLVKSYDLTLALSVYLRANVPNKVIQCFAETNQFQKIVLYAKKVGYSPDWIFLLRNVMRVNPDQGLQFAQMLVQDEEPLANINQIVDVFMEGSLIQQCTSFLLDALKNNRPAEGHLQTRLLEMNLIHAPQVADAILGNQMFTHYDRAHVAQLCEKAGLLQRALEHFTDPYDIKRAVVHTHLLNPEWLVNFFGSLSVEDSLECLRAMLSANIRQNLQLCVQVASKYHEQLGTQALVELFESFKSYEGLFYFLGSIVNFSQDPDVHFKYIQAACKTGQIKEVERICRESNCYDAERVKNFLKEAKLTDQLPLIIVCDRFDFVHDLVLYLYRNNLQKYIEIYVQKVNPSRLPVVIGGLLDVDCSEDVIKNLIMVVKGQFSTDELVEEVEKRNRLKLLLPWLESRIHEGCEEPATHNALAKIYIDSNNSPERFLKENTFYDSAVVGRYCEKRDPHLAYVAYERGQCDLDLIKVCNENSLFKSEARYLVRRKDPELWANVLEEINPYRRQLIDQVVQTALSETQDPEEVSVTVKAFMTADLPNELIELLEKIVLDNSVFSEHRNLQNLLILTAIKADRTRVMEYVNRLDNYDAPDIANIAISNELFEEAFAIFMKFDVNTSAIQVLIEHIGNLDRAYEFAERCNEPAVWSQLARAQLHRDLVKEAIDSYIKAVDPSAYMEVVNAASKNNNWEDLVKFLQMARKKARESYVETELIFALAKTNRLAELEEFVSGPNNAHIQQVGDRCYEEGMYDAAKLLYNNVSNFARLASTLVHLGEYQAAVDSARKANSTRTWKEVCFACVDGEEFRLAQICGLHIVIHADELEDLISYYQERGYFEELIALLEAALGLERAHMGMFTELAILYSKFKPQKMREHLELFWSRVNIPKVLRAAEQSHLWAELVFLYDKYEEFDNAVITMMSHPTDAWKEGLFKDIIPKVANVELYYKSLSFYLDFKPLLLNDLLTILSPRLDHSRAVTFFAKMNQLKLVKPYLRSVQNHNNKSVNEALNNLLTEEEDYQGLRASIDAYDNFDTIGLAQRLEKHELIEFRRIAAYLYKGNNRWRQSVELCKKDKLYKDAMLYAAESKDVELAEALLQWFLEEGRKECFAACLFASYDLLRPDVVLELAWRHNIMDFAMPYFIQIMREYLTKVDTLEEAESQRKTEDEVSEPQSMVFGQQLMLTGGPAAAAAAAAAAAVTPPQAYPGYTYAPPAGYPPQPGYGFNMQ, encoded by the exons CTGCCAAGACTCTACAGATCTTCAACATTGAGATGAAGAGTAAGATGAAAGCCCACACCATGACAGAGGAGGTCATGTTTTGGAAGTGGATATCTGTAAACACAATCGCTCTGGTCACGGACGCTGCTGTCTACCACTGGAGTATGGAGGGCGACTCACAACCCACCAAAGTGTTCGATCGACACACGAGTCTGGCTGGATGTCAAATTATAAACTACAGAACGGACGAGCAGCAGAAATGGTTACTGCTCGTTGGGATTTCCGCGCAG CAAAATCGAGTGGTGGGGGCCATGCAGCTGTACTCTGTGGACCGAAAAGTGTCCCAGCCGATCGAGGGCCACGCGGCCGCCTTTGGGGAGTTTAAAGTCGAAGGAAATGCCAAGCCATCTACGCTGTTCTGTTTTGCTGTTCGATCACAGGCTGGGGGAAAG ctgCACATCATTGAGGTTGGTCAGCCTGCTGCAGGAAACCAGCCATTTGCCAAAAAAGCAGTCGACGTGTTCTTTCCTCCAGAGGCACAGACAGACTTTCCTGTTGCTATGCAG ATCGGTAATAAACACGGTGTAATATATTTAATCACAAAGTATGGGTACATTCACTTGTACGAtctggagtctggagtgtgTATCTATATGAACCGAATCAGTGCAGAGACTATCTTTGTAACTTCACCTCATGAAGCAAACTCAGGAATTATTGGGGTTAATAAAAAGGGACAG GTGTTATCAGTCTGTGTGGAAGAGGAAAACATTGTGAATTATGTCACAAACGTGTTGCAGAACCCAGACCTAGCCCTGAAGATAGCGGTCAGGTCAAATCTCGCAGGTGCAGAGGAACTTTTTGCCCGAAAGTTCAATACTTTGTTTGCCCAAGGAAGTTATTCAGAAGCTGCAAAGGTTGCCTCATCAGCTCCAAAG GGCATCCTGCGCACAGCTGAGACCATCCGAAAGTTCCAGAGTGTCCCCGCTCAGCCAGGCCAGGCCTCCCCTCTGCTGCAGTATTTTGGGATTCTGTTGGATCAGGGACAACTCAACAAGTACGAGTCTTTGGAGCTGTGTAGACCAGTGCTTCAACAGGGCCGCAAGCAGCTCCTGGAGAAGTGGCTGAAGGAGGACAAG TTGGAGTGTTCAGAGGAGCTGGGGGACCTGGTTAAGAGCTATGACCTCACTTTGGCTCTCAGTGTGTATCTCAGAGCCAATGTCCCAAACAAAGTCATACAGTGCTTTGCCGAGACCAATCAATTTCAGAAAATTGTGCTATATGCCAAAAAG GTGGGCTACTCCCCAGACTGGATTTTTCTGCTGAGAAATGTGATGAGAGTCAATCCGGACCAAGGCCTGCAGTTTGCTCAGATGTTGGTTCAGGATGAGGAGCCTCTGGCCAATATCAACCAG ATTGTTGATGTGTTTATGGAGGGCAGCCTGATCCAGCAGTGCACGTCTTTCCTGCTGGATGCTTTAAAGAACAACCGTCCCGCTGAAGGCCACTTACAAACCCGCCTCCTGGAGATGAACCTCATACACGCCCCACAG GTAGCAGATGCCATCCTGGGTAATCAGATGTTCACACATTATGACCGCGCTCACGTGGCTCAGCTCTGTGAAAAGGCTGGTCTTCTGCAGAGGGCCCTAGAACACTTCACAGACCCCTACGACATCAAGAGGGCGGTAGTGCACACGCATCTACTCAACCCCGAG TGGCTCGTGAACTTCTTTGGCTCTTTGTCGGTGGAGGATTCTCTCGAGTGTCTCAGAGCCATGCTGTCTGCAAACATCAGACAGAACCTGCAGCTGTGCGTCCAGGTCGCATCCAAGTACCACGAGCAGCTGGGAACTCAGGCTTTAGTGGAGCTTTTCGAATCCTTCAAGAGCTATGAAG gaTTGTTTTACTTCCTTGGCTCCATTGTAAACTTCAGTCAGGATCCAGATGTTCATTTCAAATACATTCAAGCTGCGTGCAAAACAGGCCAAATAAAAGAAGTGGAGAGAATCTGCAGAGAAAGCAACTGTTATGATGCTGAAAGGGTTAAAAACTTTCTTAAG GAGGCAAAGCTCACAGACCAGCTCCCCCTCATCATTGTATGTGACCGCTTTGATTTTGTCCATGATTTGGTTCTCTACCTCTATCGCAATAACCTGCAGAAATACATAGAAATATATGTACAGAAG GTGAACCCCAGCCGTTTGCCAGTGGTCATCGGAGGCCTGCTGGATGTAGACTGTTCAGAAGATGTCATTAAAAACTTAATTATGGTGGTCAAAGGGCAGTTTTCCACAGATGAGCTTGTGGAGGAAGTGGAGAAAAGAAACAG ACTGAAGCTTCTTCTGCCGTGGCTTGAGTCCCGTATCCATGAGGGCTGTGAGGAGCCAGCGACCCACAATGCTTTGGCCAAAATCTACATTGACAGCAACAACTCCCCGGAGCGCTTCCTGAAGGAAAACACTTTCTACGACAGCGCGGTGGTGGGACGCTACTGCGAGAAGAGGGACCCTCATCTGGCTTATGTGGCGTATGAGAGGGGCCAGTGCGACTTGGATCTGATCAAA GTTTGCAACGAGAACTCGCTGTTCAAGAGTGAGGCTCGGTACCTGGTGCGGCGGAAAGATCCTGAACTTTGGGCCAATGTTTTGGAAGAAATTAACCCATACAGAAGGCAACTCATCGACCAG GTTGTCCAAACAGCTCTGTCAGAAACTCAGGACCCAGAGGAAGTGTCCGTCACAGTCAAAGCCTTCATGACGGCCGACCTGCCAAACGAACTCATTGAACTATTGGAAAAGATCGTTCTGGATAACTCTGTGTTCAGTGAGCACAG AAATCTACAGAACCTGCTGATCCTCACAGCGATCAAAGCAGACCGCACTCGGGTGATGGAGTATGTTAACCGATTAGATAACTACGACGCACCAGACATAGCTAATATCGCCATTAGCAACGAGCTGTTTGAAGAAGCCTTTGCTATTTTTATGAAGTTTGACGTGAACACCTCGGCAATACAG GTTCTGATTGAGCACATAGGGAATTTGGACCGAGCGTATGAGTTTGCAGAGCGTTGTAATGAGCCCGCAGTGTGGAGTCAGTTAGCGAGGGCTCAGCTGCACAGAGACCTGGTCAAAGAGGCTATTGACTCGTACATTAAAGCTGTGGATCCCTCTGCTTACATGGAGGTGGTCAATGCTGCCAGCAAAAACA ATAACTGGGAAGACTTGGTAAAATTCCTTCAAATGGCTCGGAAGAAAGCCCGAGAGTCATACGTAGAAACTGAGCTTATTTTTGCTTTGGCGAAAACAAACCGTCTCGCAGAACTAGAAGAGTTTGTGAGTGGACCCAACAACGCCCACATTcagcag GTCGGAGATCGATGTTACGAAGAAGGAATGTACGATGCAGCAAAACTCTTGTACAACAATGTCTCCAATTTTGCCCGTCTGGCATCCACCCTGGTTCACCTGGGAGAGTACCAGGCTGCAGTGGACAGTGCCAGGAAAGCCAACAGCACACGCACATGGAAAGAG GTGTGCTTTGCCTGCGTGGACGGAGAGGAGTTTCGCCTCGCACAGATTTGCGGCTTGCACATAGTGATCCATGCAGACGAGCTGGAGGACTTGATCAGTTATTACCAGGAGCGCGGATACTTTGAGGAGCTCATTGCTCTGCTGGAGGCGGCTCTCGGCCTAGAGAGGGCTCATATGGGAATGTTCACGGAGCTTGCAATTCTTTATTCCAAGTTTAAACCCCAGAAAATGAGAGAGCATCTGGAGCTGTTCTGGTCCAGAGTCAACATCCCAAAA GTGCTCCGTGCAGCAGAGCAGTCTCATCTGTGGGCTGAATTAGTTTTCCTTTATGATAAATATGAGGAGTTTGATAACGCTGTAATTACAATGATGTCACATCCTACAGACGCGTGGAAGGAAGGGCTGTTTAAAGACATTATTCCAAAG GTCGCCAATGTGGAGCTGTATTATAAATCACTCTCCTTTTACCTGGACTTCAAACCTCTTCTTTTGAACGACCTTTTGACAATTTTATCTCCACGGCTTGACCACAGTCGAGCAGTTACTTTCTTCGCAAAG ATGAACCAGCTCAAGTTGGTCAAACCTTATTTAAGATCAGTGCAAAATCACAACAATAAGTCTGTCAATGAAGCTCTGAACAACCTGCTGACTGAAGAGGAGGATTACCAG GGTTTGAGAGCCTCCATTGACGCGTATGATAACTTCGACACCATTGGTCTTGCTCAGAGGTTggagaaacatgaactgattGAATTCAGACGTATCGCCGCGTATTTGTACAAAGGAAACAATCGGTGGAGGCAGAGCGTTGAGCTTTGTAAAAAGGACAAACTCTACAAG GATGCCATGCTGTATGCCGCTGAGTCGAAGGATGTTGAACTGGCGGAGGCGTTGCTGCAATGGTTTTTGGAGGAGGGCAGAAAGGAGTGTTTTGCTGCGTGTCTGTTTGCGTCGTACGACCTGTTGCGTCCTGATGTGGTGCTTGAACTCGCGTGGAGACACAACATTATGGACTTTGCAATGCCTTACTTCATCCAGATCATGAGAGAGTACCTCACCAAG gtGGACACACTGGAGGAAGCAGAAAGccaaagaaaaacagaagaTGAAGTGTCAGAACCACAATCTATGGTGTTTG GTCAGCAGCTCATGTTAACCGGTGGCCCCGCTGCCGCCGCTGCTGCCGCTGCTGCCGCTGCCGTAACTCCACCCCAGGCGTACCCGGGTTACACATacgcgccccctgctggttacCCTCCTCAGCCCGGATACGGCTTCAACATGCAGTAG